The genomic stretch AAACAAAAACAAATCAACGGTAACTTCTATGTTACTTCTGATTTAATCACTAAAAACTACGATAGCAAAATCAAGCCATACGTATTGTTAGGTGCTGGTCACTACAAGTATGACTTTGATGGCGTAAACCGTGGTACACGTGGTAACTCAGAAGAAGGTACTTTAGGTAATGCTGGTGTTGGTGCTTTCTGGCGCTTAAACGATGCTTTATCTCTTCGTACAGAAGCTCGTGCTACTTATAACGCTGATGAAGAGTTCTGGAACTATACAGCTCTTGCTGGCTTGAACGTAGTTCTTGGTGGTCACTTGAAGCCTGCTGCTCCTGTAGTAGAAGTTGCTCCAGTTGAACCAACTCCAGTTGCTCCACAACCACAAGAGTTAACTGAAGATCTTAACATGGAACTTCGTGTGTTCTTTGATACTAACAAATCAAACATCAAAGACCAATACAAGCCAGAAATCGCTAAAGTTGCTGAGAAGTTAACTGAATACCCTAACGCTACTGCACGTATCGAAGGTCACACAGATAACACTGGTCCTCGTAAGTTGAACGAACGTTTATCTTTAGCTCGTGCTAACTCTGTTAAATCAGCTCTTGTAAACGAATACAATGTTGATGCATCTCGTTTGTCTACTCAAGGTTTCGCTTGGGATCAACCGATTGCTGACAACAAAACTAAAGAAGGTCGTGCTATGAACCGTCGTGTATTCGCGACAATCACTGGTAGCCGTACTGTAGTTGTTCAACCTGGTCAAGAAGCGGCAGCTCCTGCAGCAGCTCAATAATTTGAGTTCTTGAACAGTAAAAAAGCGACTCGTTAGAGTCGCTTTTTTTATTGCGATTTTTAAAATATTTAGTCATTTCTATGTCTCCTTAAGAATAATTACTTTCAATCTTGGTTTAAATTATTTACCAAATACCTTTCTTCAATTGCTGTTTAGCATCTTGTCTATCTTTACGATGTTGAGCACGAGGTTTCTCTGTTTCATGCATTCCACCTTTGTGAAGTAAAGGGGAAAGAGCCACTTGATTACGGACTTTGATTTTTGACATTTCTTTAATTTTCATGTTTTAACCTTTAATACATAAAACTTGTTTAAGTGTGTGAACGACTTCAATGAGATCTGACTGATTCGCCATGACTTCATCAATATCTTTATAAGCGCTTGGAATTTCATCGACAACGCCACTGTCTTTACGGCATTCAATACCTTGGGTTTGTTCAATAAGATCGTGCTGATTAAAAAGAACTTTTGCTTTACTTCTGCTCATCTTACGCCCAGCACCATGAGAACAAGAACAAAATGATTCAGGATTTGCTTTGCCTTTAACGATATAAGATCGTGCTCCCATTGAACCTGGAATAATACCTAGCTCATCTAAGCCTGCTCTAATTGCACCTTTTCGGGTAATCAATAGATTTTCGCCAAAATGTGTTTCACGGCTTACATAATTATGATGACAATTAATCGCTTCTTTTGTCATTTGAAAAGAAGGTAGAAGAGGGCGGATCGCTTCTAAAATTAATCGCATCATCTCTTTGCGATTTTCAAAAGCATATTCTTGTGCCCACTCTACAGCTTCTACATAATCATCAAAACTTTTTGAGCCTTCAGCAAAATAACTTAAGTCTTTATCTGGAACATGGCCAAAGCGATGCTGCGCTTCTTTTTTGGCTAACTCAATAAAATAAGTGCCAATAACATTGCCAAGCCCTCTGCTGCCAGAATGTAGCATCACCCAGACATCTTGATTCTCATCAATACATAACTCTATAAAGTGGTTACCACCACCTAAAGTCCCAAGTTGCTTTTGCCATGTTGCATCAAATTGTCGAAGCATACGAACAAGGCCAGGATGCTTTTTGATAATTGGCTCTAAGCGTTTTTCAAGTGGAATAATGCTGGATGCCTTTGCCTTAACCTGTTTATGTAAAGCAAAGCCAACTGGGACTTTGCGTTCGATTGCATCGCGTAAACGACTTAAGTTATCGGGTAATTGTGAAGCCTTTAAACTCAAGCGAATTGCATTCATACCACAACCAATATCAACTCCTACAGCAGCAGGGATAATGGCGTGTTTAGTTGGAATAACACTACCTACAGTTGCGCCTTTTCCTAGGTGAACATCGGGCATAACAGCAATATGTGAATATATAAATTGCAGTTGTGCCATTTTCTTGAGTTGTTCGATACTTTCACTATCTATGTCTTGAGTGAAAATTTTAACAGGGACACCATAGAGTGCCTCCTTGTTTAATATTTTTTGTATGCCCATAATTTTTTCTCTTATTTTTGTCCGAGCAGGCATAAAAAACCTAGCGAATGCTAGGTTTTAAATTTAAGCATTCGGACAAGTGGTGTGAATTTGTACACTTGTCCGTGAGCTGACATCGTGCCAAATTATTTAATCTGTTTTACCTTGTACTGTTGGCATGATGTCCTCCTTATTTAAAAGTGCCGTTGAAAATCTGAACGGCATTTTACGCTTTTTTAATCAAAGATCAAGTTTTTGATCTTTGATTAACTTTTAATTACCGATTCTTAGTCTTGCTCAGGCTTCACATTCATTTGATCGTAAGAGATCAATTTGGTTTTATTTTTCCACTTATAGCCTAACCAAATGATCAAGAACAAAGGCAAGCTAATATAAGTTGAAAGTAAGCCTAACCAATCAATTTTTCCACCTAAAATAGCTTGATAGTTCTGCCCTAAAATGATGATTGAACAGAGAATAAAAGCAAACCAAGGGGCAAATGGGAAAAATTTGGCACGATATGCTAAATCTTCTAATTTATAGCCTTGAGCAATATATCCTTTACGGAAACGATAATGTGAAATCGCAATTCCTAACCAAACAATAAACCCGCACATACCAGACATATTGAGTAGCCAGTTAAATACTTGCTTTTCTCCAATAAATGTCGTCAAGAAACAAAATGCAGCAATAAATGTGGTGGCATATAGGGCGTTCATCGGAACGCCACGACCATCAAGTTTTGCAAACCACTTTGGTGCGCGGCCTTCTTGAGCCATTTTAAATAACATGCGAGTTGAAGAATACATGCCTGAATTACCTGCTGACAAAATAGCAGTAAGAATGACGGCATTCATTAAACCCGCAGCAAAAGCGAAGCCTACTCTTTCATAGAGCAATGTAAACGGAGATAGTGCGATATCTTCTGTAGCAGCCGCTTGTAATAGGTTCGGGTCATCATAGGCGATTAGAGTGCCGATGATGAAAATACATAGGATGTAGAATAATAAGATTCGCCAGAAAATTTGTTTGATTGCAAGTGGAATTGTCTTCTTTGGATCTTTTGATTCACCAGCAGCAACCCCAACCATTTCAGTTCCTTGGAAAGAGAATCCAGCAATCATTGCTACACCAATCATGGCTTGTAAACCGCCTACAAAAGGTGCCTCTTTGTAGGTCCAGTTTCCGAAAGTTGCAACACCTGGAGTTAGCATAATCTTGATGATCATGGCTAAGCCAATAATAATAAATGCAACAATCGCAATTACTTTTACCATTGAGAACCAGAATTCGCTTTCCCCAAATCCCTTTACTGTCATGGCATTGATCAGAAAGATAACGATAAGGAACAGGGCACTCCAATAGAACCCTGGAATATCAGGGAACCAGAACTTCATAATAAACTGAACCGCAACAAGTTCGAATGCAACCGTAATTGCCCAGTTATACCAATAGTTCCAGCCTAGAGCGAAACCAAAGCCTTCTTCGACATAACGACTGCCGTAAGTAAAAAAGGCACCGGATGTTGGTGTGTGAGTTGCAAGCTCACCTAAGCTGGTCATTAAGAAGTAAATCATAATGCCAATGAGTGAATAGGCGAGTAGCGCTCCACCGGGCCCAGCGTTTGCAATGGTTGATCCAGAAGCAAGGAAGAGGCCTGTACCAATGGAACCACCAATGGCGATCATATTCAGATGACGAGCCCCAAGCTTACGCTGGAGTTTTTCAGGAGCATGTGTTTCGCTCATGGAGATTCCTTACATAGTTTGTTATGCACAGGCATATAACACCTTAAAGCCTTGATGATCAG from Acinetobacter pittii encodes the following:
- the omp38 gene encoding outer membrane protein Omp38 translates to MKLSRIALATMLVAAPLAAANAGVTVTPLLLGYTFQDSQHNNGGKDGNLTNGPELQDDLFVGAALGIELTPWLGFEAEYNQVKGDVDGAAAGAEYKQKQINGNFYVTSDLITKNYDSKIKPYVLLGAGHYKYDFDGVNRGTRGNSEEGTLGNAGVGAFWRLNDALSLRTEARATYNADEEFWNYTALAGLNVVLGGHLKPAAPVVEVAPVEPTPVAPQPQELTEDLNMELRVFFDTNKSNIKDQYKPEIAKVAEKLTEYPNATARIEGHTDNTGPRKLNERLSLARANSVKSALVNEYNVDASRLSTQGFAWDQPIADNKTKEGRAMNRRVFATITGSRTVVVQPGQEAAAPAAAQ
- a CDS encoding RtcB family protein translates to MGIQKILNKEALYGVPVKIFTQDIDSESIEQLKKMAQLQFIYSHIAVMPDVHLGKGATVGSVIPTKHAIIPAAVGVDIGCGMNAIRLSLKASQLPDNLSRLRDAIERKVPVGFALHKQVKAKASSIIPLEKRLEPIIKKHPGLVRMLRQFDATWQKQLGTLGGGNHFIELCIDENQDVWVMLHSGSRGLGNVIGTYFIELAKKEAQHRFGHVPDKDLSYFAEGSKSFDDYVEAVEWAQEYAFENRKEMMRLILEAIRPLLPSFQMTKEAINCHHNYVSRETHFGENLLITRKGAIRAGLDELGIIPGSMGARSYIVKGKANPESFCSCSHGAGRKMSRSKAKVLFNQHDLIEQTQGIECRKDSGVVDEIPSAYKDIDEVMANQSDLIEVVHTLKQVLCIKG
- the lysP gene encoding amino acid permease gives rise to the protein MSETHAPEKLQRKLGARHLNMIAIGGSIGTGLFLASGSTIANAGPGGALLAYSLIGIMIYFLMTSLGELATHTPTSGAFFTYGSRYVEEGFGFALGWNYWYNWAITVAFELVAVQFIMKFWFPDIPGFYWSALFLIVIFLINAMTVKGFGESEFWFSMVKVIAIVAFIIIGLAMIIKIMLTPGVATFGNWTYKEAPFVGGLQAMIGVAMIAGFSFQGTEMVGVAAGESKDPKKTIPLAIKQIFWRILLFYILCIFIIGTLIAYDDPNLLQAAATEDIALSPFTLLYERVGFAFAAGLMNAVILTAILSAGNSGMYSSTRMLFKMAQEGRAPKWFAKLDGRGVPMNALYATTFIAAFCFLTTFIGEKQVFNWLLNMSGMCGFIVWLGIAISHYRFRKGYIAQGYKLEDLAYRAKFFPFAPWFAFILCSIIILGQNYQAILGGKIDWLGLLSTYISLPLFLIIWLGYKWKNKTKLISYDQMNVKPEQD